One Artemia franciscana chromosome 7, ASM3288406v1, whole genome shotgun sequence DNA segment encodes these proteins:
- the LOC136029108 gene encoding DNA repair protein XRCC1-like: protein MGRVKLAKVLSFSSEDHNHPAENLLNINARSKWQCQSPGENTAFVTFQLEQPTVIRSLDIANNNSGFVEVLVGRSGINETDYKLLLPSSSLMTPIDSRNSMNGNRVRMFGPDKLSLEARKEKWDVIKFVCSQPFNSHLKYGLTFIAIHEQDKITDSTSTLNEKPSFGSLFKLKTEESSELNVGNIFRKFKSSNEPAKPVIEKVSLADSALKESQKLIENIKKAPDLSPSKVKIAKERKTNQISIVKKQGEKRKLDSHLDLPARNKMIWDADSEIKSSDLKAENDDKWQDRNLKAAQAMNSSSGASPTTSSVESVSKSVPSSVTVNGQSQQSCTYQAKNKKPIIRRPFNKLMKDVVFVMSGYVNPKRSQFRDMALEMGAKYKPDWDKTCTHLICAFVNTPKFQEVYGKGKIVKETWITESYRQKKRLPWRRHCLDKKDRGPESEDEIWSDCIKEKDDNDESVKQKFQATQVKQPYQISNSFGEKEDMEASDEDSEYEASTDYSSDEEETDNRRVKKKK from the exons ATGGGAAGAGTAAAACTTGCAAAAGTACTCTCATTTTCTTCAGAAGATCATAACCATCCGGCTGAGAACTTGTTGAATATCAACGCGAGGTCAAAATGGCAATGCCAAAGTCCAGGAGAGAATACAGCCTTTGTCACCTTTCAATTGGAGCAGCCAACAGTAATTCGATCTTTAGATATTGCAAATAACAATTCGGGTTTTGTAGAAGTTCTAGTTGGGAGATCTGGAATAAATGAGACTGATTATAAACTTCTCTTACCAAGTTCCTCGTTGATGACTCCTATTGACTCAAGAAATAGTATGAATGGAAATCGTGTAAGGATGTTCGGACCTGATAAACTGTCATTGGAGGCTAGGAAAGAAAAATGGGACGTCATTAAGTTTGTATGTTCTCAGCCATTCAATAGCCACTTAAAGTATGGACTGACGTTTATTGCAATACATGAGCAAGATAAAATCACTGACTCTACAAGCACATTAAATGAGAAGCCATCTTTTGGTagtttatttaaattgaaaaccGAAGAATCGTCTGAATTAAATGTTGGAAATATCTTTCGAAAGTTTAAAAGTTCAAATGAACCAGCTAAACCAGTAATAGAGAAAGTTTCTCTGGCTGATTCAGCATTGAAAGAGTCACAAAAACTCatagaaaatataaagaaagcCCCTGACCTTAGCCCATCTAAAGTGAAGATTGCcaaggaaagaaaaactaatcAGATTTCTATTGTTAAGAAACagggagaaaaaagaaaattagacaGTCATTTGGATTTACCAgccagaaataaaatgatttgggaTGCAGACTCTGAAATTAAGTCAAGTGATCTAAAGGCGGAAAATGATGACAAATGGCAGGATCGAAACTTGAAAGCAGCACAGGCCATGAATTCTTCGTCTGGAGCATCTCCCACAACTTCCTCCGTGGAGTCTGTCAGCAAGAGTGTACCTAGTTCAGTTACTGTCAATGGACAAAGTCAACAAAGTTGTACTTatcaggcaaaaaataaaaagccaatCATAAGAAGACCGTTTAATAAACTTATGAAAGATGTTGTTTTTGTTATGAGTGGATATGTTAACCCCAAAAGAAGTCAATTTCGTGATATGGCATTAGAAATGGGGGCAAAATACAAGCCTGATTGGGATAAAACCTGTACTCATCTTATTTGTGCCTTTGTAAATACtccaaaatttcaagaagtttatGGGAAAGGGAAAATTGTGAAAGAAACCTGGATCACTGAGTCTTATAGACAAAAGAAGAGATTACCATGGAGGAGACATTGCTTGGATAAAAAAGATAGAGGTCCTGAGAGCGAAGACGAAATTTGGAGTGActgtataaaagaaaaag aCGACAATGATGAAAGTGTCAAACAGAAATTTCAGGCTACACAGGTTAAGCAACCATATCAAATTTCCAATTCGTTTGGTGAAAAGGAGGACATGGAGGCGAGTGATGAAGATAGTGAATACGAAGCTTCTACAGATTATAGCag